From the Leptospira biflexa serovar Patoc strain 'Patoc 1 (Paris)' genome, one window contains:
- a CDS encoding ABC-F family ATP-binding cassette domain-containing protein, whose amino-acid sequence MDIVLVSVSKLSKTIGEKKLFSNLDFSISEGEKLAIVGINGSGKSTLLRAILGNEETDSGQIIKNNQLKISLLDQNPIFDPKETILDHIYKGDNKLVKTIRKYEDICERMSEGEEGLDDEFTNASQEMDRLSAWDYEQQIKSILRELGVEKLERKMSELSGGMLKKVELAKSLIDESNLLILDEPTNHLDVKSILWLEDYLAGLDKAILLITHDRYFLDRIVTKILELDRGNYFLYEGNYSIYLERKVEREETLQKQEDKIKQFLKQEVKWLKRQPKARTTKQKARIDRANELQTREKREIQKDLELSVAAKRQGKTILEIHNLKKSIGDRVLINEFTYTFKAKERLGIIGPNGIGKSTLLNLMAGRLTPDSGYLKPGLNTKVGYFDQTSAELPLDRNVLEYIKDVAGEMIETESGEKISAAKMLERFLFDGKLQYTPIAKLSGGERRRLYLVQILMTGPNFLILDEPTNDLDIQTLSVLESFLDEFPGTVVIVSHDRYFLDRTAESLLIFRKEGKLDHFIGTFSSFLETDSLETENELSSMKPNSPQEMVKTIEKPKHSKQDQKKIQTLEKEIASLEGKKAILESKLSTFANDHMELNKISEEIQTIETEILYKMEEWEMFQTE is encoded by the coding sequence ATGGACATTGTGCTAGTCTCTGTATCCAAACTTTCCAAAACCATCGGCGAAAAAAAACTTTTTTCTAACTTAGATTTCTCCATCAGTGAAGGAGAAAAACTTGCCATCGTTGGGATCAACGGATCAGGTAAGTCCACACTGCTACGTGCCATCTTAGGGAATGAAGAAACAGATTCTGGCCAAATCATCAAAAACAACCAACTTAAAATTTCCCTCCTGGATCAAAATCCTATCTTTGATCCAAAAGAAACCATCCTCGATCATATTTACAAAGGGGATAACAAACTCGTAAAAACCATCCGTAAGTATGAAGATATTTGCGAACGTATGAGCGAAGGAGAAGAAGGTCTCGATGATGAATTCACAAATGCTTCCCAAGAAATGGACAGACTCTCTGCATGGGATTATGAACAACAAATTAAGTCCATTTTACGCGAATTAGGCGTCGAAAAATTAGAACGAAAGATGTCTGAATTATCAGGTGGAATGTTAAAAAAGGTAGAACTTGCCAAATCCCTCATTGATGAAAGTAATTTACTCATCCTCGATGAACCAACCAACCATTTGGATGTAAAATCCATTTTATGGTTAGAAGATTATTTGGCTGGTCTTGACAAAGCCATTTTACTCATCACACACGACCGTTATTTTTTAGATCGCATCGTAACAAAAATTTTGGAACTTGATCGTGGTAATTATTTTTTATACGAAGGCAACTATTCCATTTATTTAGAACGAAAGGTAGAACGAGAAGAAACCCTTCAAAAACAAGAAGATAAAATCAAACAATTCTTGAAACAAGAAGTGAAGTGGCTGAAAAGACAACCCAAAGCTCGGACAACGAAACAAAAAGCAAGGATTGACCGCGCAAACGAACTACAAACGAGAGAAAAACGAGAAATCCAAAAAGATTTAGAACTCAGTGTCGCCGCAAAACGCCAAGGGAAAACCATATTAGAGATTCATAATCTTAAAAAATCCATTGGTGACAGAGTTCTCATCAATGAATTTACCTATACCTTCAAAGCCAAAGAAAGACTCGGGATCATTGGCCCCAATGGGATAGGGAAATCCACTCTTCTCAATTTGATGGCAGGTCGACTAACACCCGATAGCGGTTATTTGAAACCAGGGCTCAATACCAAAGTTGGGTACTTTGACCAAACGAGTGCTGAACTTCCATTAGATCGAAATGTACTCGAATACATCAAAGATGTGGCAGGTGAGATGATTGAAACCGAATCAGGTGAAAAAATTTCAGCAGCAAAAATGTTGGAACGGTTTTTATTTGATGGGAAATTACAATACACACCGATCGCCAAACTATCGGGTGGTGAAAGGCGCAGGCTTTATCTTGTTCAAATTTTAATGACAGGGCCAAACTTTCTCATCTTGGATGAACCAACCAATGATCTCGACATCCAAACCCTTTCCGTTTTGGAATCTTTTTTAGATGAGTTTCCTGGAACGGTAGTGATTGTTTCGCATGATCGTTATTTTCTCGACCGAACGGCAGAAAGCCTCCTCATCTTTCGCAAAGAAGGCAAACTCGACCATTTCATTGGAACCTTTTCTTCCTTTTTGGAAACTGATTCACTCGAAACCGAAAACGAACTAAGTTCTATGAAACCGAATTCCCCCCAAGAAATGGTAAAAACGATTGAAAAACCCAAACATTCGAAACAAGACCAAAAGAAAATCCAAACACTCGAAAAAGAAATCGCTTCTCTTGAAGGGAAAAAGGCAATTTTAGAATCAAAATTGAGTACATTCGCAAATGATCATATGGAACTGAACAAAATATCCGAAGAAATCCAAACGATTGAGACGGAAATTCTTTACAAAATGGAGGAATGGGAAATGTTTCAAACCGAATGA